Proteins encoded within one genomic window of Flavobacterium sp. NG2:
- a CDS encoding DUF3810 domain-containing protein codes for MKSKYLLPLFLIVQILFLKVIAFFPDFIEEYYSNGFYLFISKMLRITLGVFPFSVGDLLYGILIFFIVKWFWNHRKSWKTSWKENSLTILSFLSVLYFIFHLLWGLNYYREPLFEKMNIQREYTDAELLTFTKKLISKTNALQNQITNNDSLKVIFPYTQDSVFKMNVKGYRILAAKHPFFKFEHLSSKPSIISLPLTYMGFGGYLNPFTNESQVNFLIPMVHFPMVSAHEMAHQLGYGSESECNFIGFLASVKNENLYFKYAGYSYALRYCLGNWQMRDEKTFKVLLKTINPGIIKNYQENEAFWENYQTPIETAFHAFYNRFLKINQQEDGLKSYSKFLNLLINYKEEI; via the coding sequence GTGAAATCAAAATACCTACTTCCCCTTTTCTTAATAGTTCAAATTCTGTTTCTAAAAGTAATCGCTTTTTTTCCTGATTTTATTGAAGAATATTACAGCAATGGTTTCTATCTTTTTATTTCTAAGATGTTAAGAATTACATTGGGTGTTTTTCCGTTTTCTGTTGGGGATTTACTTTATGGAATTCTTATTTTTTTTATTGTTAAATGGTTTTGGAACCATAGAAAATCTTGGAAAACTTCTTGGAAAGAAAACAGCTTAACCATTTTGAGTTTTCTATCGGTTCTTTACTTTATCTTTCATTTGCTTTGGGGCTTGAATTATTATCGTGAACCATTGTTTGAAAAAATGAATATTCAAAGAGAATATACAGATGCCGAATTGTTGACTTTTACCAAAAAGTTAATTTCGAAAACAAATGCCCTTCAGAACCAAATTACCAATAACGATAGCTTGAAGGTGATTTTTCCGTACACACAAGACAGCGTTTTCAAAATGAATGTCAAAGGCTACCGCATTCTAGCTGCTAAACATCCTTTTTTCAAATTCGAGCATCTTAGTTCTAAGCCATCAATTATTAGCTTACCGTTGACTTATATGGGGTTTGGAGGTTATTTAAATCCATTTACCAATGAGTCTCAAGTCAATTTTTTAATTCCGATGGTTCATTTCCCAATGGTTTCTGCTCATGAAATGGCTCATCAACTGGGTTATGGAAGTGAAAGTGAATGTAACTTTATCGGATTTTTGGCTTCTGTAAAAAATGAAAATCTCTATTTTAAATATGCAGGTTATAGTTATGCGCTTCGCTATTGTTTAGGAAATTGGCAAATGCGTGATGAAAAGACATTCAAAGTCTTACTAAAAACCATTAATCCTGGAATCATCAAAAACTACCAAGAAAATGAAGCCTTTTGGGAAAATTATCAAACGCCAATTGAGACCGCTTTTCATGCTTTTTACAATCGTTTTTTAAAAATCAATCAGCAGGAAGACGGATTGAAAAGCTATAGTAAGTTCTTGAATCTTTTGATTAACTATAAAGAAGAAATTTAA
- a CDS encoding NAD(P)/FAD-dependent oxidoreductase gives MNIPNTSLPRIVIIGGGFAGIALAKALKKQAVQVVLLDKNNYHTFQPLLYQVATGGLEDGSIAYPLRKVIQEYDNFYFRLTNVREIDTQNQKINTEIGELAYDYLVLATGAKTNYFGNKEIERNSMAMKNIPQALNIRSLILENFEQAVLTNDIAERESLINFVLVGGGPTGVELAGALAEMKKAILQKDYPDLDISKMHINLIQSGDRILNTMSEKSSIAAEKFLESLGVRIWKNVRVKNYNGRTVTTNSELTFEAATVIWTAGVQGALVHGLAPDSLIEKAERIRVNEFSQIKGYENLFAIGDVACMETADFPQGHPMMAQPALQQGKVLGENIVKLIQNKPMEAFEYCDKGSMATIGRNKAVVDLPKFHFDGVFAWFVWMFVHLFSLIGFKNKVIVFMSWVYNYIRFDRESRLIIRPYKKRSFTTFTSDEL, from the coding sequence ATGAATATTCCAAATACCTCTTTACCTAGAATTGTTATCATTGGCGGTGGTTTTGCAGGAATCGCTTTGGCGAAAGCCTTAAAAAAACAAGCTGTACAAGTGGTGCTTTTGGATAAAAACAATTACCATACTTTTCAACCTCTACTGTATCAAGTAGCAACAGGTGGACTCGAAGACGGTTCGATTGCTTATCCTTTGCGAAAAGTGATTCAGGAATATGATAATTTTTATTTTAGGTTAACCAATGTTCGAGAAATTGACACCCAAAACCAAAAAATAAATACTGAAATAGGGGAGCTTGCTTATGATTATTTGGTCTTGGCAACTGGGGCAAAAACGAATTATTTTGGTAACAAAGAAATAGAACGCAACAGCATGGCGATGAAAAACATCCCACAAGCGTTGAATATTCGAAGTTTGATTTTGGAAAACTTTGAGCAAGCGGTTTTAACCAACGATATAGCTGAAAGAGAAAGTCTTATTAATTTTGTCCTTGTGGGTGGCGGACCAACAGGAGTAGAGTTGGCTGGCGCTTTGGCCGAAATGAAAAAAGCCATTCTTCAAAAAGACTATCCCGATCTTGATATTTCCAAAATGCACATCAATCTGATTCAAAGTGGCGACCGAATCCTGAATACTATGAGTGAGAAATCCTCGATTGCGGCCGAAAAATTCTTGGAGAGCTTAGGAGTGCGTATTTGGAAAAATGTGCGTGTAAAAAACTATAACGGTCGAACTGTTACCACAAATTCCGAACTGACTTTTGAGGCGGCAACGGTGATTTGGACTGCTGGTGTACAAGGGGCTTTGGTGCATGGATTAGCCCCCGATTCGTTAATTGAAAAAGCGGAACGCATTCGCGTAAATGAATTTAGCCAAATAAAAGGGTACGAAAATCTATTTGCTATAGGCGATGTCGCTTGTATGGAAACAGCTGATTTTCCACAAGGGCATCCTATGATGGCCCAACCAGCTTTACAACAAGGTAAAGTTTTGGGAGAAAATATTGTGAAGCTTATTCAAAACAAACCCATGGAGGCTTTTGAATATTGCGACAAAGGTTCGATGGCAACCATCGGTCGAAATAAGGCAGTTGTTGATTTACCTAAATTTCATTTTGATGGTGTTTTTGCTTGGTTTGTTTGGATGTTCGTCCATCTCTTTTCATTGATTGGATTCAAAAACAAAGTCATTGTTTTTATGAGTTGGGTGTACAATTACATCCGTTTCGACCGTGAAAGCCGACTCATCATTCGCCCTTACAAAAAAAGAAGTTTTACGACCTTTACGAGTGATGAACTTTAG
- a CDS encoding lysophospholipid acyltransferase family protein has product MGLLKRNPFGHILFIKKWLIRVFGALTHRRYRGFNELQIEGSEIIKNLPETNVLFVSNHQTYFADVVAMFHVFNASLSGRTDSIKNVGYLWEPKLNIYYVAAKETMQAGLLPRIMAYAGAITVERTWRSKGVDVTEKKEVNPNDTENIKLALQDGWVITFPQGTTKSFKPVRKGTAHIIKQHKPIVVPIVIDGFRRSFDKKGLRVKKKGILQSFIIKEPLQFDYENDTIDEIVEKVEYAIEQHPSFLNVLSVEELEEQERLNRLREWEV; this is encoded by the coding sequence ATGGGATTATTAAAACGCAATCCTTTTGGTCATATATTGTTTATCAAAAAGTGGTTAATTCGTGTTTTTGGCGCCTTAACTCATAGACGTTATCGAGGGTTTAATGAATTGCAAATTGAAGGTTCTGAAATCATTAAAAATTTACCCGAAACCAATGTTCTTTTTGTATCCAACCATCAAACCTATTTTGCGGATGTGGTGGCCATGTTTCATGTTTTTAATGCAAGTTTGAGCGGTCGTACTGATAGTATCAAAAATGTAGGCTATCTGTGGGAACCTAAACTCAATATTTATTATGTAGCGGCCAAAGAAACCATGCAAGCGGGCTTGTTGCCTCGTATTATGGCGTATGCCGGAGCCATTACAGTTGAACGTACTTGGCGTTCAAAAGGAGTAGATGTAACCGAAAAAAAAGAAGTAAACCCTAACGATACTGAGAATATAAAACTAGCACTTCAGGACGGATGGGTGATTACTTTTCCGCAAGGAACTACCAAATCATTTAAACCTGTTCGAAAAGGAACAGCCCACATTATCAAACAACATAAGCCTATTGTTGTACCTATCGTCATTGACGGTTTCCGCCGTTCATTTGATAAAAAAGGCTTGCGTGTCAAGAAAAAAGGAATTTTACAATCATTTATCATCAAAGAGCCATTGCAATTTGATTATGAAAACGACACCATTGACGAAATTGTAGAAAAAGTAGAGTATGCGATAGAGCAACATCCATCATTTCTTAATGTGCTTTCGGTTGAAGAACTAGAAGAACAAGAACGATTGAATAGGTTGAGAGAATGGGAGGTTTAG
- a CDS encoding CoA pyrophosphatase, with amino-acid sequence MDFHYFLEIVPHIIKAELPATVAHAKMAPFERMEELKNIDFEAKKTKTAAVMMLLYPKAGLTHLVLIVRNLYEGVHSGQIAFPGGKFEAEDGVFAQTALRETHEEVGVPPDFIEIKKDFSPIYIPPSNFLVYPFMGISTNEIAFVPDPSEVDRVIELPLSVFLSEEIIVKVRLTTSYATDIEVPAFEIEGQMVWGATAMMLSELKEVLKDVMRLSR; translated from the coding sequence ATGGATTTTCACTATTTTTTAGAAATTGTTCCCCATATTATTAAGGCTGAACTTCCTGCTACGGTTGCTCATGCTAAAATGGCTCCTTTTGAGCGAATGGAAGAGCTAAAAAATATTGACTTTGAAGCCAAAAAAACAAAAACTGCAGCCGTAATGATGTTATTGTATCCTAAAGCAGGTTTAACACATTTGGTTTTGATTGTTCGCAATTTATATGAAGGCGTTCATTCTGGACAAATCGCTTTTCCTGGGGGCAAATTTGAAGCAGAAGATGGTGTGTTTGCACAAACAGCCTTGCGTGAAACACATGAAGAAGTAGGAGTGCCGCCTGATTTTATCGAAATAAAAAAAGATTTTTCGCCTATTTATATTCCGCCTAGCAATTTTTTGGTTTATCCTTTTATGGGAATTAGTACAAACGAAATCGCATTTGTTCCTGACCCTTCTGAAGTAGATCGAGTAATTGAATTGCCTTTATCTGTGTTTTTGAGTGAAGAAATTATTGTAAAAGTACGTTTGACAACCTCGTACGCCACCGATATTGAAGTGCCGGCATTTGAAATTGAAGGACAAATGGTATGGGGAGCAACTGCCATGATGTTGAGTGAATTAAAAGAAGTATTAAAGGATGTAATGCGACTATCAAGATAA